In a single window of the Coregonus clupeaformis isolate EN_2021a chromosome 10, ASM2061545v1, whole genome shotgun sequence genome:
- the LOC121575004 gene encoding DNA topoisomerase 1 isoform X2, whose product MSGDHSHNDSQIDSGSRVNDSHKHKDKYKDKEHKHKDHKKDKEREKSKYGNSDHKEFSEKKHREKEKERIKHKDGSTDRHKDKHKEKDQRKEEKIKPKKEKENGFASPHRIKTEPDNDDFYHSPKSLKRERDNDETEFKPKKIKIENDRVDKKGKKRKQDEDTKPKKTQKNKKGEVADGKKKAKKEPEEKWKWWEEERATDGSKWRFLEHKGPVMAAPYEPLPSKVRFFYDGKQMKLSPEAEEVATFFAKMLDHEYTTKDAFRKNFFKDWRKEMTSEEKSKITDLKKCNFNEMGEYFKAQSEARKAMTKDDKLKIKVENERLLQEYGFCIMDNHKERIANFRIEPPGLFRGRGDHPKMGMLKRRIRPEDIIINCSKDSKHPKPPPGTKWKEVRHDNKVTWLVSWTENIQGSIKYIMLNPSSRIKGEKDWQKYETARNLKKCVDRLRNQYREDWKSKEMRIRQRAVALYFIDKLALRAGNEKEEGESADTVGCCSLRVEHINLYPEKDGQEFVVEFDFLGKDSIRYYNKVPVEKRVFKNLQLFVENKQPEDDLFDRLNTSILNKHLQELMDGLTAKVFRTYNASITLQQQLKELTSPDENLPAKILSYNRANRAVAILCNHQRAPPKTFEKSMQNLQTKIDAKKDQLSDAKRDVKSAKADLKVRRDEKSKKAVETKKKAVERLEEQLMKLEVQATDREENKQIALGTSKLNYLDPRISVAWCKKWSIPIEKIYNKTQREKFAWAIDMADDDYEF is encoded by the exons ATTCTCACAAGCATAAAGATAAGTACAAGGATAAAGAACACAAACACAAGGACCACAAGAAGGACAAGGAGCGTGAGAAATCAAAATATGGCAACAG TGACCATAAGGAGTTCTCGGAAAAGAAACACAGAGAAAAGGAAAAGGAGAGAATAAAACACAAAGATGGCAGCACAGACAGACATAAGGACAAACACAAGGAAAAAGaccagaggaaggaggagaag ATCAAGCCAAAGAAGGAAAAAGAGAATGGCTTTGCCAG CCCTCATCGCATTAAGACGGAGCCGGACAATGATGACTTCTACCACTCTCCCAAGTCCCTGAAAAGAGAGCGTGACAATGACGA AACTGAATTCAAgcccaaaaaaattaaaattgaAAATGACAGAGTGGACAAGAAGGGAAAGAAGAGGAAACAAGACGAG GACACCAAGCCCAAAAAGACACAAAAAAACAAGAAAGGGGAAGTTGCTGACGGGAAAAAGAAAGCAAAGAAGGAACCTGAGGAGAAGTGGAAATG GTGGGAAGAGGAGAGGGCAACAGACGGTTCCAAATGGAGGTTTCTGGAACATAAAGGCCCAGTCATGGCAGCACCATACGAACCTCTTCCCAGCAAAGTCCGATTTTTCTATGATG GGAAGCAGATGAAGCTCAGCCCAGAGGCTGAGGAGGTGGCCACCTTCTTTGCCAAAATGCTGGACCATGAGTACACTACCAAGGATGCCTTCCGGAAAAACTTCTTCAAAGACTGGAGAAAG GAAATGACCTCAGAGGAGAAGTCTAAGATCACAGACCTGAAGAAGTGTAACTTCAATGAGATGGGGGAATACTTCAAGGCTCAGTCTGAGGCCAGAAAGGCCATGACTAAAGATGATAAACTG AAAATCAAAGTGGAGAACGAACGCCTCCTCCAGGAGTATGGCTTCTGCATCATGGACAACCACAAGGAGCGCATTGCTAACTTTCGCATTGAGCCCCCGGGCCTGTTCCGTGGCCGAGGAGACCACCCCAAGATGGGCATGCTGAAACGCCGCATCCGTCCTGAGGACATCATCATAAACTGCAGCAA GGACTCCAAGCATCCCAAGCCTCCCCCTGGCACCAAATGGAAGGAGGTGCGTCATGACAACAAGGTGACCTGGCTGGTGTCGTGGACAGAGAACATCCAAGGCTCTATCAAGTACATCATGCTGAACCCCAGCTCCAGAATCAAG GGAGAGAAGGACTGGCAGAAGTATGAGACGGCCCGAAATCTGAAGAAGTGTGTAGACCGGCTAAGGAACCAGTACCGCGAGGACTGGAAGTCCAAAGAGATGAGGATCCGACAGAGAGCCGTGGCACTCTACTTCATCGACAAG CTGGCTCTGAGAGCAGGTAACGAGAAGGAGGAAGGGGAGTCGGCGGACACGGTGGGCTGCTGCTCCCTCAGGGTGGAACACATCAACCTGTACCCCGAGAAGGACGGCCAGGAGTTCGTGGTGGAGTTTGACTTCCTGGGTAAAGACTCCATCCGCTACTACAACAAAGTCCCCGTGGAGAAGAGG GTATTCAAGAATCTGCAGCTGTTCGTGGAGaacaagcagccagaggacgaCCTCTTCGACCGACTCAAT ACCTCCATTCTGAACAAGCACCTTCAGGAGCTGATGGACGGGCTGACGGCCAAAGTGTTCCGTACCTACAACGCCTCCATCACCCTGCAGCAGCAGCTGAAGGAGCTCACCAGCC CTGATGAGAACCTTCCAGCCAAGATCCTGTCGTACAACAGGGCCAACAGAGCCGTGGCCATCCTGTGTAACCATCAGAGGGCCCCGCCCAAGACCTTTGAGAAGTCCATGCAGAACCTCCAGACCAAA ATTGATGCAAAGAAGGACCAGCTCTCTGATGCAAAGAGGGATGTGAAGAGTGCCAAGGCTGACCTCAAAGTACGGAGAGACGAGAAGTCCAAAAA AGCTGTGGAGACCAAGAAGAAGGCTGTGGAGAGGCTAGAAGAGCAGCTGATGAAGCTAGAGGTGCAGGCGACTGACCGCGAGGAGAACAAGCAGATTGCCCTGGGCACCTCCAAACTCAACTACTTGGATCCACGTATCTCTGTGGCCTG GTGTAAGAAGTGGAGCATCCCTATCGAGAAGATCTACAACAAAACTCAGCGTGAAAAGTTTGCCTGGGCTATCGACATGGCAGATGACGACTATGAATTTTAA
- the LOC121575004 gene encoding DNA topoisomerase 1 isoform X1: MAVIWRGNTQDRLYQDMISSGGGNSHKHKDKYKDKEHKHKDHKKDKEREKSKYGNSDHKEFSEKKHREKEKERIKHKDGSTDRHKDKHKEKDQRKEEKIKPKKEKENGFASPHRIKTEPDNDDFYHSPKSLKRERDNDETEFKPKKIKIENDRVDKKGKKRKQDEDTKPKKTQKNKKGEVADGKKKAKKEPEEKWKWWEEERATDGSKWRFLEHKGPVMAAPYEPLPSKVRFFYDGKQMKLSPEAEEVATFFAKMLDHEYTTKDAFRKNFFKDWRKEMTSEEKSKITDLKKCNFNEMGEYFKAQSEARKAMTKDDKLKIKVENERLLQEYGFCIMDNHKERIANFRIEPPGLFRGRGDHPKMGMLKRRIRPEDIIINCSKDSKHPKPPPGTKWKEVRHDNKVTWLVSWTENIQGSIKYIMLNPSSRIKGEKDWQKYETARNLKKCVDRLRNQYREDWKSKEMRIRQRAVALYFIDKLALRAGNEKEEGESADTVGCCSLRVEHINLYPEKDGQEFVVEFDFLGKDSIRYYNKVPVEKRVFKNLQLFVENKQPEDDLFDRLNTSILNKHLQELMDGLTAKVFRTYNASITLQQQLKELTSPDENLPAKILSYNRANRAVAILCNHQRAPPKTFEKSMQNLQTKIDAKKDQLSDAKRDVKSAKADLKVRRDEKSKKAVETKKKAVERLEEQLMKLEVQATDREENKQIALGTSKLNYLDPRISVAWCKKWSIPIEKIYNKTQREKFAWAIDMADDDYEF, translated from the exons ATTCTCACAAGCATAAAGATAAGTACAAGGATAAAGAACACAAACACAAGGACCACAAGAAGGACAAGGAGCGTGAGAAATCAAAATATGGCAACAG TGACCATAAGGAGTTCTCGGAAAAGAAACACAGAGAAAAGGAAAAGGAGAGAATAAAACACAAAGATGGCAGCACAGACAGACATAAGGACAAACACAAGGAAAAAGaccagaggaaggaggagaag ATCAAGCCAAAGAAGGAAAAAGAGAATGGCTTTGCCAG CCCTCATCGCATTAAGACGGAGCCGGACAATGATGACTTCTACCACTCTCCCAAGTCCCTGAAAAGAGAGCGTGACAATGACGA AACTGAATTCAAgcccaaaaaaattaaaattgaAAATGACAGAGTGGACAAGAAGGGAAAGAAGAGGAAACAAGACGAG GACACCAAGCCCAAAAAGACACAAAAAAACAAGAAAGGGGAAGTTGCTGACGGGAAAAAGAAAGCAAAGAAGGAACCTGAGGAGAAGTGGAAATG GTGGGAAGAGGAGAGGGCAACAGACGGTTCCAAATGGAGGTTTCTGGAACATAAAGGCCCAGTCATGGCAGCACCATACGAACCTCTTCCCAGCAAAGTCCGATTTTTCTATGATG GGAAGCAGATGAAGCTCAGCCCAGAGGCTGAGGAGGTGGCCACCTTCTTTGCCAAAATGCTGGACCATGAGTACACTACCAAGGATGCCTTCCGGAAAAACTTCTTCAAAGACTGGAGAAAG GAAATGACCTCAGAGGAGAAGTCTAAGATCACAGACCTGAAGAAGTGTAACTTCAATGAGATGGGGGAATACTTCAAGGCTCAGTCTGAGGCCAGAAAGGCCATGACTAAAGATGATAAACTG AAAATCAAAGTGGAGAACGAACGCCTCCTCCAGGAGTATGGCTTCTGCATCATGGACAACCACAAGGAGCGCATTGCTAACTTTCGCATTGAGCCCCCGGGCCTGTTCCGTGGCCGAGGAGACCACCCCAAGATGGGCATGCTGAAACGCCGCATCCGTCCTGAGGACATCATCATAAACTGCAGCAA GGACTCCAAGCATCCCAAGCCTCCCCCTGGCACCAAATGGAAGGAGGTGCGTCATGACAACAAGGTGACCTGGCTGGTGTCGTGGACAGAGAACATCCAAGGCTCTATCAAGTACATCATGCTGAACCCCAGCTCCAGAATCAAG GGAGAGAAGGACTGGCAGAAGTATGAGACGGCCCGAAATCTGAAGAAGTGTGTAGACCGGCTAAGGAACCAGTACCGCGAGGACTGGAAGTCCAAAGAGATGAGGATCCGACAGAGAGCCGTGGCACTCTACTTCATCGACAAG CTGGCTCTGAGAGCAGGTAACGAGAAGGAGGAAGGGGAGTCGGCGGACACGGTGGGCTGCTGCTCCCTCAGGGTGGAACACATCAACCTGTACCCCGAGAAGGACGGCCAGGAGTTCGTGGTGGAGTTTGACTTCCTGGGTAAAGACTCCATCCGCTACTACAACAAAGTCCCCGTGGAGAAGAGG GTATTCAAGAATCTGCAGCTGTTCGTGGAGaacaagcagccagaggacgaCCTCTTCGACCGACTCAAT ACCTCCATTCTGAACAAGCACCTTCAGGAGCTGATGGACGGGCTGACGGCCAAAGTGTTCCGTACCTACAACGCCTCCATCACCCTGCAGCAGCAGCTGAAGGAGCTCACCAGCC CTGATGAGAACCTTCCAGCCAAGATCCTGTCGTACAACAGGGCCAACAGAGCCGTGGCCATCCTGTGTAACCATCAGAGGGCCCCGCCCAAGACCTTTGAGAAGTCCATGCAGAACCTCCAGACCAAA ATTGATGCAAAGAAGGACCAGCTCTCTGATGCAAAGAGGGATGTGAAGAGTGCCAAGGCTGACCTCAAAGTACGGAGAGACGAGAAGTCCAAAAA AGCTGTGGAGACCAAGAAGAAGGCTGTGGAGAGGCTAGAAGAGCAGCTGATGAAGCTAGAGGTGCAGGCGACTGACCGCGAGGAGAACAAGCAGATTGCCCTGGGCACCTCCAAACTCAACTACTTGGATCCACGTATCTCTGTGGCCTG GTGTAAGAAGTGGAGCATCCCTATCGAGAAGATCTACAACAAAACTCAGCGTGAAAAGTTTGCCTGGGCTATCGACATGGCAGATGACGACTATGAATTTTAA